The DNA segment GTGCGACTAAATTAGTTGAAGAATGTAGTAAGCTTTTGCCGATGATTTCTCAGCTTTTGGGCTTAGGTTTGTAATTCGTAATTAGTAAGTATGACGGCGTAAATAATTAAAGGTTTGTAGTGTTCGCGTAGCGTCTCGTAGAGAGGACTTTAGTCCTCTCTATCTCCTCTTTAAGATGCTAGGCGGTAAATGTAGTCATGAAAGATTAGGGCTAAAGCCCTTACTACGAACTTAAATATATAGCGTTTCCTAATCATATAAGGTATATCATAGCCCCCTCCTCGCTTGCACCGGAGCATGGTGGTTTCATACAAGGAGAGAAAAGATATGGTATGACTTAACAGAGGAAGAGATTAGGATAATTGAGGAGAGCGGAAAACGATGATATATAATTAAACTATCTGTATTTCTAAAAGATTAAACTAATGAAACCAACAACAATTTATTTACCAGAAGAAACTGAAGCTAACCTACAAGAATTAGCCACTCAAACAGGAAAATCTATTCCTGAAATTATCCAAGAATTAATCAGCGATTATCTGACTAAAAAACCTCAAAAATTACCCAAATCAGTGGGAATGGGCGCAAGTGGAAGATCCGACTTATCCTCTAAAGCAGAACAACTATTATGGACAGAAGAGTAATAGCAGATACCAGTGGAATTATTGCTTTTTTAGATAGGGATGACCACTACCATCACCTAGCGGTTAATATTGTCACTAATTATCAAATTTACATCCCTGTAACCGTTTTGCCAGAAGTTGATTATTTAGCTACCAAATATCTAGGAGAAAGAGTCGCTAGAAGTTTTATAGAAGACTTAGGGGATGAATATTTTAATTATCTTACTATCGAGTTAGACGATATTAATAAAATTACAAAACTTATGGAAAAATATAAAGATTTACCCCTTGGGTTTGTTGATGCTAGTTTAGTGATTTTAGCAGAACATCATCAAATAAAAAGAATTTTCACCTTAGACAGAAGACATTTTAATTTAATTCAATCAGAACAAGTTAAATATCTACAAATCTTGCCATAATTTTTATTACAATTAAACACCAAAACCATTAAATAGATACCACAGAATTAGAAAGAGAAATAGAATATTTTGTGTAATTCTATCTTCAATTGACAATAGTGTAGCCAAAAAACGAGTATAAAAAGAGGGCTGATTTGGCTACAATACTGCCGAAAGGTTCTGTTTAATAATCCTCAAACATTGATTGCAGATTCAATAAGACGTTAAAAAATTGGGTTTTTATCTCCAATAACCCGGTTTTTCGTAGCGAATAAGATGCCCGCACCGCAAGATATTTTTGGATAATTTTCGATATCCCCTAGAGATACCCCCTAGCCACCCGTAAAAAGGCATTGAATGTTTTGCTACCAAAAACAAAACTTTTCAAACATCCTCTAAAGACGATTAAAGTCAAGATTTATCAATTACTGCAAGATTTGCAGATAGTTCGTCTTCTTCAAATGCATCTGAATAAAGTCTTTTATTAAAGACTTTCATTAAATCTTGAACTGCAACTTCTTTAACACGAATACCATCAACATCATACAATTCCCTAGTATTGTTTTTAGTAATTATCCAGACCTGACAATTTTTACCCTGGATTTGCAGAGTTTTTTTCCTCACACCACCATCTGTCAATCTGAAATCAATTGTGATCTGAGAATTCTTCAATTTATTAACATAATTTTCAATTTGTTCTTTTTTGTGTTCTTCAAAATCATTTCTGAGTGTACAGTCGTACATTACTGCCAGACTACTAATGATAAAAAAACCATCGGCTCTACCAGCTTGATTTTTTTTATCATATTGATATAAGCTATGGATACCCAATAGCCGGAGAATCATGAATGTATAATCCTCAAACTCTGCTGGATCTGATAATGTTTTATAGCTACTCAAAAGTAAACCAATTTTTTCTTTGACTTCTTTGAGCTTTAAAGTATGATGATTATAAGTTTGTAAATTGGTGACTGATACTATATCAGAAGTTTGTATATTTGCGGCTGATGGTGGATCAGAACTTTGTGTATTTGTGGCTGATTGTATGGAAAGATTGACTTGCTCTGAAAGTAACCGAATATTCTTAACTGACTTGATCACCCTCCCATCTCTATAATTTACAATTTTTACTATAAATTCAACCTGATCGCCTTTGGCAATATTTTCTATTTCTACATCCTCTAAATCTTGTTTAAAAAAGAATAAATCTTTATTTATACTGTCTAATGGTGTGTCTGGTTTTATATAACCGTTGCCTTTTTCAGCACTTACCCAATTGATAACACCTGTTAAGCTGATCGTTTTATTCAAGAAGCGAACTTCTTCAGCAATTTTTTGGATAGTGCCATCTTTTCTATTCCATTCAGTAACAGTGAATTCTACTGAATCTCCTCGCTCTACATATTCAATTCCTAGACCAATCAGTTTGTCAGCAAAGAAAAGTATGTCACCTTCATGACCAGGTATTGGTCTATCAGAATCAATAAATCCCAGACCAGCTTTACTTTCCTTAATACTAATAGCCTTAACTTTCCCGGTAAATTTCATGCTCATTAATTGACAATTTATTAAGAATGGTAAATATAGTATTCCCAAAAAACTTTACAAATTAACAGTTTGAAATGTTTGTCATGGTCAATAAAGGCGGACATCTTGCCCGCCCTTGTCTATCTCACTCAGACAATTTCACGCCCCGAATTGAATAATCTAATAATTCCATTGGGTGCATC comes from the Nodularia sp. NIES-3585 genome and includes:
- a CDS encoding ribbon-helix-helix protein, CopG family — encoded protein: MKPTTIYLPEETEANLQELATQTGKSIPEIIQELISDYLTKKPQKLPKSVGMGASGRSDLSSKAEQLLWTEE
- a CDS encoding type II toxin-antitoxin system VapC family toxin, whose protein sequence is MDRRVIADTSGIIAFLDRDDHYHHLAVNIVTNYQIYIPVTVLPEVDYLATKYLGERVARSFIEDLGDEYFNYLTIELDDINKITKLMEKYKDLPLGFVDASLVILAEHHQIKRIFTLDRRHFNLIQSEQVKYLQILP
- a CDS encoding cold-shock protein is translated as MKFTGKVKAISIKESKAGLGFIDSDRPIPGHEGDILFFADKLIGLGIEYVERGDSVEFTVTEWNRKDGTIQKIAEEVRFLNKTISLTGVINWVSAEKGNGYIKPDTPLDSINKDLFFFKQDLEDVEIENIAKGDQVEFIVKIVNYRDGRVIKSVKNIRLLSEQVNLSIQSATNTQSSDPPSAANIQTSDIVSVTNLQTYNHHTLKLKEVKEKIGLLLSSYKTLSDPAEFEDYTFMILRLLGIHSLYQYDKKNQAGRADGFFIISSLAVMYDCTLRNDFEEHKKEQIENYVNKLKNSQITIDFRLTDGGVRKKTLQIQGKNCQVWIITKNNTRELYDVDGIRVKEVAVQDLMKVFNKRLYSDAFEEDELSANLAVIDKS